In Hymenobacter volaticus, the genomic window TAGCTCTATATACGCTTCATAAAAAGGAATTATAAGAAATGTGCAGTTAAACGTGCGTTGTAATGTGCCTGAATTGAAATTCAAATTTTCCTGCTGTACATTTGTTAGGTTACTTATCCAGAAAGACTGAGGGATTGGGCCCTACGACGTCTTGGCAACCTGAGTAAAACAAGGTGCCAACTCCCATTTCGTCCTACTTCTGCGACGGAAGAAGATAAGTACGGAACCTGCACCCGCAGTTTTCTCTTTCTGGATGAGCTGGTTCAACGACGGCATTCTGTAAAGAGAAATATATGAAAACCCACTGTCCCGACTCCCCGCTTTACGATATTCTGCAACGGCGCATCCTGGTGCTCGACGGCGCCATGGGCACCATGATTCAGCGGCACCCGCTGGAGGAAGCAGACTTTCGGGGGTCCCGTTTTGCCAACCACCCCAAACCATTGCGGGGCAACAACGACCTGCTCAGCCTGACCCGCCCCGATATTATCAAGGGCATTCACGCCGAGTATTTCGCCGCCGGGGCCGACATGGTGGAAACCAACACGTTTAGTGGTACCACCATCGCGCAGGCCGATTACGGACTCGAGGACATTGTGTATGAGCTGAACTATGAATCGGCGCGCCTAGCCAAGGAAGCCGCCGACGAGTTTACGGCGCAGAATCCGGCCAAGCCCCGCTTTGTGGCAGGCGCCGTTGGACCCACCAACCGTACTGCCTCCCTTTCGCCCGACGTGAACCGGCCGGGCTTTCGCGCCGTGACCTTCGATGAGCTGGCCACCGCTTACCACGAGCAGGTGCGCGGCCTTGTTGATGGCGGTTCCGATGCGCTGCTTATCGAAACCATCTTCGATACGCTCAATGCTAAAGCGGCGCTCTACGCGGTGCAGAAGTTCTTCGACGAAGGTGGCCGGGTGGTACCCGTTATGATTTCGGGCACGATTACCGACGCTTCGGGCCGCACCTTGTCGGGGCAGACAGTGGAAGCTTTCTGGAATTCTATCCGTCACTTACCGCTGCTGAGCGTGGGCCTAAACTGCGCCCTTGGTGCCGACCAGCTGAAAGTGTACGTGAAGGAGCTCAGCCGCATTGCCGACGTGCATGTTTCGGCCTACCCCAACGCGGGTCTGCCCAACGCTTTCGGCGGCTACGACGAGTCGGCACAGGAATTTGCGGACGTAGTAGAAAGTTACCTCTCCGACCGGCTTGTGACCGTGGTGGGCGGCTGCTGCGGTACCACTCCTCAGCATATAGCCGAGCTAGCCAAGCTGGCGGATAAGTACGAGCCACGCCCTCTGCCGGAGGTGGCACCCGCTACCCGCCTAAGTGGTCTAGAGCCCTTCGGCATCACCGACGAAAGCCTCTTTGTGAACGTGGGCGAGCGGTGCAATGTGACGGGTAGCCGCGCGTTTGCCCGCCTCATCCGCACGGGTGCCTACGAGCAAGCCCTACAAGTGGCTCGCGACCAAGTGGAAGGCGGTGCTCAAATTATCGACGTGAATATGGACGAAGGCATGCTTGATTCCGAGCAGGCCATGACCACCTTCCTCAACCTGATTGCCTCCGAGCCCGACATTTCACGGGTGCCGGTGATGATCGACTCCTCGAAATGGAGCGTACTCGAAGCGGGTCTGAAGTGCGTGCAAGGCAAGAGTATCGTCAACTCTATTTCGCTTAAGGAAGGCGAGGAAGTATTTAAAGAGCGTGCCCGCACGGTGCGGCAGTACGGTGCGGCCATGGTGGTGATGGCCTTCGACGAGAATGGCCAGGCCGATTCCTACGAGAAGCGCATCGAAATCTGTAAGCGCAGCTACGACATTCTGGTCAACGAAGTCGGCTTCCCCGCCGAAGACATCATCTTCGACCCCAACATCCTGACCGTGGGCACTGGCATGGAGGAACACCGCAACTATGCGCTGGACTTCATTGAATCGGTTCGTTGGATCAAAGCAAACCTGCCCGGCGCCCTCACCAGCGGCGGCGTCAGCAACATCAGCTTCTCGTACCGCGGCAACGACGTGGTGCGCGAAGCCATGCACTCATCATTTCTGTTCCACGCCATTAAAGCTGGCCTGGATATGGGCATCGTAAACCCGAGCCAGCTGGCCGTGTACGATGAAGTGCCGAAAGACCTACTGGAATTAGTGGAAGACGTGCTGCTCAACCGTCGCCCCGACGCCACCGAGCGCCTCGTTGACTTCGCCGAAACGGTGAAGCAGAAAGACAAGGTGGAAGTGGTGGCCGATGCGTGGCGCAGCCTGCCGGTGCAAGAGCGCCTACAGCACGCGCTGGTGCGTGGCATCACCGAGTTCATTGACCAAGATACTGAGGAGGTCCGCCAACAAGTAAATCGTCCGCTGGAGGTGATTGAGGGCCCGCTGATGTCCGGTATGAACGTGGTCGGTGACCTGTTTGGCGCCGGTAAGATGTTCCTGCCGCAGGTAGTGAAATCGGCGCGGGTGATGAAGAAAGCTGTGGCTTACTTGGAGCCCTACCTGCTGGCCGACAAGCAAGGGTCGGAACGCCAAACGGCGGGTAAGATCTTGCTGGCTACCGTGAAAGGTGACGTGCACGACATCGGCAAAAATATTGTGGGTGTGGTACTGGCCTGCAACAACTTCGACATTGTGGACTTGGGCGTAATGGTGCCTCTGGAAAGAATTCTGGACGAAGCCGTGAAGCAAGAAGTAGACGTTATCGGACTAAGCGGCCTGATTACGCCGAGCCTTGATGAGATGGTGTACGTGGCGCAGGAAATGGAGCGGCGCGGTTTGAAGCTGCCCCTGCTCATTGGTGGTGCTACCACTTCCCGCCTGCACGCTGCCGTGAAGGTGGCGCCCAATTATTCCGGGCCGATGGTGCACGTGAACGATGCGTCGCGCAGTGTGGGAGTTGCTGCTGGTTTGCTCGGTTCTGCCAAAGACGAATACGCTCGCACTGTGCGCGATGAGTACCGTCAGTTGCGGGAAGACTACGCCGGGCGCCAGCGCGATAAGAACTACCTCAGCATCGAGGCTGCCCGCGAAAACGGCTTCAAAGCCGATTGGGAAACCACGCCTATCGTGAAGCCGAACTTCTTGGGCACTCAAACTCTGGAAGACTACGACTTGGCCGAGTTAGCCACCTACATCGACTGGACGCCTTTCTTCCAAACTTGGGAGCTGAAAGGGCGCTACCCGCGCATCCTCACCGACGAGAATGTAGGCGAAGCCGCTACCCAACTCTTCAACGATGCGCAAGCCATGCTCAAGCGCATCATCGACGAGAAATTGCTCACGGCTCGCGCCGTAATAGGTTTCTGGCCCGCCAACACGGTGGACTATGACACGGTGCAGGTGTTCAAAGACGACAGTCGTACCGAAGTAGCTACCGAGTTCTTTACACTGCGTCAGCAGAGCGAGAAAGCCGCTGGCGTGCCTAACCTAGCTTTCTCCGACTTCGTGGCGCCGCTGGAAACCGGTCGGGCCGACTACATCGGGGGCTTTGCCGTCACGGCGGGTATCGGGATTGAGAAGCACCTCGAGAAGTTCGAGGCCGAGCACGACGATTACTCTAGCATCATGATGAAGGCTCTGGCCGACCGTTTGGCCGAGGCCTTTGCCGAGCGCTTGCACCAGCGCGTGCGGGAAGAGTTCTGGGGCTACGATCCGGCCGAGAATCTTTCCAACGAAGACTTGATTCAGGAGAAGTACAAAGGAGTGCGTCCGGCGCCCGGCTACCCTGGCTGCCCCGACCACACCGAGAAAATCACGCTTTTCCAGTTGCTCGACGCGGAAAACAAAACCGGTATTCGGCTCACTGAAAACTTGGCTATGTATCCGGCCTCGTCGGTTAGCGGCTTGTATTATGCGCACCCCGATTCGCGCTATTTCGGCTTAGGCCGGATTGGAGCCGACCAGGTGGCGGATATTGCGCAGCGCAAGAACATGCCACTGCCGGAGCTAGAGCGTTGGTTGATGCCGAACCTGAATTACGACCCTACATCGGTGCCCGTAACCGCGCTGTAAACTCACGCTTCATATTCCTGCTTTTGCGGCGGGTAATCTTACACCATACTTCTTACTGCGCTTAGCCAACGCTAAGTCCTACGTTATACCCGAATTATTCCGCTCTTCCCTACATGGGAGAGCGGAAAGCGGGGCCCACCCTATGAAAGTAACCGACCATATCACTCGCGCCAACGGCAAAACCCTGTTTTCTTTCGAGGTATTGCCGCCGCGCAAGGGCGAAAACATCCAGAACCTATTCAGCAATATCGAGCCGCTGATGGAGTTCAAACCCCCGTTCATTGACGTAACGTATCACCGCGAGGAATATGTGTACCGGCAGCATCCGAACGGGTTTTTGGAGAAGAAAACGGTGCGTAAGCGCCCGGGTACGGTAGGCATTTGCGCGGCCATCAAAAACCGCTTCGATGTTGATACGGTGCCTCACCTTATCTGCGGCGGCTTCTCGAAAGAAGAAACCGAAAACGCCCTCATCGACCTGCACTTCCTTGGTATCGATTCGGTACTAGCCTTGCGCGGCGACCCAATCAAATCGGAGGGCACGTTCAAGCCGCACCCCGATGGGCACGCCTTCGCCAGTGACCTGATAGGGCAGGTGAAGTCGCTGAACCACGGCGAGTACTTGGATGAGAAGCAGGACGACACTTGGGCTACCAATTTCTGCATCGGCACCGCTGGCTACCCCGAAAAGCACTTCGAAGCGCCCAACTACGGAGCCGACATCCGCTACCTGCGCCATAAGGTAGACCGGGGCGCCGACTACATCGTCACGCAAATGTTCTTCGACAACGAGCAGTTCTTTAAGTTCGAGAAGAGCTGCCGCGAGGCCGGTATCACGGTGCCTATCATTCCGGGCCTGAAGCCCCTCACCACCAAGAGCCAACTCACCATGCTGCCGCGCACGTTCTTCCTGAACCTGCCCGAGCCGCTGGTAGAAGCCATCAGCCAATGCCGCGACAATGATGCCGCTCGGCAAGTCGGCATTGAATGGTGCATCAATCAGTCCAAGGAATTGATGGCGCATGGCGTACCGAGCTTGCACTACTACAGCATGGGCAAGTCGGAAGCAATTCGGCGGGTAGCGCAAGAACTATTCTAGGCTCCTAAGCACACTAATCCAGCGCGCCAGACAGTGCGGCGCGGAGAATCTCTTTTAGAGAAGCGGATATTCAATACGAATCTCCACAGTCTCGTACAAAGAAGCTCTCCGCGCCGCACTGTCTGGCGCGCTGTTTTTACTTACTACTCCACTATGTCGACTCTTGATGAGCTATTCGTGCGCCTGCGGGAAGCCACGACCCCCATGGAAATAGAAACCTTGCAGAGCGGCATCTGGCAACTCTGGCTTACCACCGGCGAGCACCTACTAGACAAACACCTGGAAGCAGGCATGCGCGCCCTGTCAGCGGGCAACTACACGCAGGCCATCACCGATTTCACTACTCTAATTGAACTGCAGCCAACTTATGCCGAAGGTTGGAACAAGCGCGCCACGGCGTATTATCTGCGTGGCGAGTACCGCGCTTCTTTAGCCGACATCCGCGAGACGTTGCGCCGGGAGCCTCGCCATTTTGGCGCGCTGTCGGGCTGGGCCAGTATGTTGCGCACCCTTGCCGACGACCGGGGCCTGCTGCGGGTGTTAGTGAGACTAGAACAGCTTTGTCCTCATTGGCCGGGCATACAAGGGCAACTCCACGAGTTGCGCAATCGATTGAACGAGTCAGAGGAGTAATCCACTGGTGTACTATTGTGGGTTGATATAGTATTTGTATATTTCCGGAAATTCGCTTTTCTGTAGCAATTCTATAGATGCATTGCTTTTGCTTTTTAAATCTGTATACGAGCAAATTACAATGAAAATCAATGAATTTACGCGGCAAAGTGATATGCAAATTATTTGTATTTAAACGATAAAAAATTACTCGTTGCAGCGTTTGTT contains:
- the metH gene encoding methionine synthase; the protein is MKTHCPDSPLYDILQRRILVLDGAMGTMIQRHPLEEADFRGSRFANHPKPLRGNNDLLSLTRPDIIKGIHAEYFAAGADMVETNTFSGTTIAQADYGLEDIVYELNYESARLAKEAADEFTAQNPAKPRFVAGAVGPTNRTASLSPDVNRPGFRAVTFDELATAYHEQVRGLVDGGSDALLIETIFDTLNAKAALYAVQKFFDEGGRVVPVMISGTITDASGRTLSGQTVEAFWNSIRHLPLLSVGLNCALGADQLKVYVKELSRIADVHVSAYPNAGLPNAFGGYDESAQEFADVVESYLSDRLVTVVGGCCGTTPQHIAELAKLADKYEPRPLPEVAPATRLSGLEPFGITDESLFVNVGERCNVTGSRAFARLIRTGAYEQALQVARDQVEGGAQIIDVNMDEGMLDSEQAMTTFLNLIASEPDISRVPVMIDSSKWSVLEAGLKCVQGKSIVNSISLKEGEEVFKERARTVRQYGAAMVVMAFDENGQADSYEKRIEICKRSYDILVNEVGFPAEDIIFDPNILTVGTGMEEHRNYALDFIESVRWIKANLPGALTSGGVSNISFSYRGNDVVREAMHSSFLFHAIKAGLDMGIVNPSQLAVYDEVPKDLLELVEDVLLNRRPDATERLVDFAETVKQKDKVEVVADAWRSLPVQERLQHALVRGITEFIDQDTEEVRQQVNRPLEVIEGPLMSGMNVVGDLFGAGKMFLPQVVKSARVMKKAVAYLEPYLLADKQGSERQTAGKILLATVKGDVHDIGKNIVGVVLACNNFDIVDLGVMVPLERILDEAVKQEVDVIGLSGLITPSLDEMVYVAQEMERRGLKLPLLIGGATTSRLHAAVKVAPNYSGPMVHVNDASRSVGVAAGLLGSAKDEYARTVRDEYRQLREDYAGRQRDKNYLSIEAARENGFKADWETTPIVKPNFLGTQTLEDYDLAELATYIDWTPFFQTWELKGRYPRILTDENVGEAATQLFNDAQAMLKRIIDEKLLTARAVIGFWPANTVDYDTVQVFKDDSRTEVATEFFTLRQQSEKAAGVPNLAFSDFVAPLETGRADYIGGFAVTAGIGIEKHLEKFEAEHDDYSSIMMKALADRLAEAFAERLHQRVREEFWGYDPAENLSNEDLIQEKYKGVRPAPGYPGCPDHTEKITLFQLLDAENKTGIRLTENLAMYPASSVSGLYYAHPDSRYFGLGRIGADQVADIAQRKNMPLPELERWLMPNLNYDPTSVPVTAL
- the metF gene encoding methylenetetrahydrofolate reductase [NAD(P)H] encodes the protein MKVTDHITRANGKTLFSFEVLPPRKGENIQNLFSNIEPLMEFKPPFIDVTYHREEYVYRQHPNGFLEKKTVRKRPGTVGICAAIKNRFDVDTVPHLICGGFSKEETENALIDLHFLGIDSVLALRGDPIKSEGTFKPHPDGHAFASDLIGQVKSLNHGEYLDEKQDDTWATNFCIGTAGYPEKHFEAPNYGADIRYLRHKVDRGADYIVTQMFFDNEQFFKFEKSCREAGITVPIIPGLKPLTTKSQLTMLPRTFFLNLPEPLVEAISQCRDNDAARQVGIEWCINQSKELMAHGVPSLHYYSMGKSEAIRRVAQELF
- a CDS encoding tetratricopeptide repeat protein; its protein translation is MSTLDELFVRLREATTPMEIETLQSGIWQLWLTTGEHLLDKHLEAGMRALSAGNYTQAITDFTTLIELQPTYAEGWNKRATAYYLRGEYRASLADIRETLRREPRHFGALSGWASMLRTLADDRGLLRVLVRLEQLCPHWPGIQGQLHELRNRLNESEE